The following coding sequences are from one Gossypium raimondii isolate GPD5lz chromosome 4, ASM2569854v1, whole genome shotgun sequence window:
- the LOC105780139 gene encoding probable WRKY transcription factor 3, with amino-acid sequence MAEKRTRSKLSAPTRPSITLPPKPAMDGLFSSGLGLSPGPMTLVSSFFSDLDSTENRSFSQLLASAMTSPGARLPHASMDGSFMEVGFKDGGEKSPGFKHNRPLNFDSPLFTAPTGLTPSGLLNSPSFFCLSPQSPFGISHRQALAQVTAQAALAQSQVHPQTEYQALTVSAPSESLIRHPSFTPEETSQLMPPLASEPQSSAIEYSEASQSDRKNQLPIAVDKPAEDGYNWRKYGQKPIKGCEYPRSYYKCTYLNCPVKKKVERSADGEITEIIYKGAHNHEKPQPNKQAKGGSDGNANSQANPEFGSQVAALNSNKLSETMSSHSILGKTSESTQAAELPGSSDSEEGCDEESREERDDDEPNLKRRNTAPEAAVVLSHKTVTEPKIIVQTRSEVDLLDDGYRWRKYGQKVVKGNPHPRSYYKCTSAGCNVRKHVERSSTDPKAVITTYEGKHNHDVPAARNSSHNMVNNSLLQTKPHKVVAENQNHSLLKAMDFGNNGQGPAVLRLKEEQIRV; translated from the exons ATGGCAGAGAAAAGGACAAGATCAAAGCTTTCAGCTCCAACACGTCCATCCATAACTTTACCACCAAAACCAGCCATGGATGGCTTATTTTCAAGTGGTTTAGGGCTAAGTCCAGGGCCTATGACACTGGTTTCATCTTTTTTCTCCGACCTTGACTCAACAGAGAATAGGTCTTTTTCTCAGCTTCTAGCTTCAGCAATGACTTCACCTGGAGCTCGATTACCCCACGCTTCAATGGATGGTTCATTTATGGAGGTGGGTTTTAAAGATGGAGGTGAAAAAAGCCCTGGGTTTAAGCACAACCGACCTTTGAATTTTGACTCTCCTTTGTTCACTGCGCCTACTGGGCTAACCCCTTCTGGTTTGCTTAATTCTCCAAGCTTCTTTTGTCTTTCTCCTCAG AGTCCTTTTGGAATATCCCATCGGCAAGCATTGGCACAGGTTACAGCTCAAGCTGCCCTAGCACAATCTCAAGTTCATCCACAAACCGAATATCAAGCGTTGACGGTATCAGCTCCTTCGGAGTCATTGATCCGTCATCCGTCCTTCACTCCTGAAGAAACTTCACAGTTGATGCCTCCTTTGGCCTCAGAACCTCAAAGTTCTGCAATAGAATACTCGGAAGCTTCCCAATCTGATAGGAAAAACCAGCTTCCTATTGCTGTGGATAAACCTGCTGAAGATGGCTATAACTGGCGTAAGTATGGACAGAAGCCTATTAAAGGCTGTGAGTATCCACGAAGCTACTACAAGTGTACCTATCTTAATTGCCCTGTGAAAAAGAAGGTAGAACGATCTGCTGATGGCGAAATAACCGAAATTATATACAAAGGCGCTCACAATCATGAAAAGCCTCAGCCAAATAAACAAGCAAAGGGTGGTAGTGATGGAAATGCAAATTCACAGGCAAATCCTGAATTCGGTTCTCAGGTTGCAGCTTTAAATTCTAACAAGTTAAGTGAAACCATGTCGTCTCATTCGATACTGGGGAAAACTTCTGAATCTACTCAAGCTGCAGAATTACCTGGATCAAGTGACAGTGAGGAAGGATGTGATGAAGAGAGTCGAGAAGAAAGAGATGATGATGaaccaaatttgaaaagaag GAATACTGCGCCGGAAGCTGCAGTAGTGTTGTCGCACAAGACGGTCACAGAACCAAAAATTATCGTGCAAACAAGAAGTGAAGTTGACCTTTTGGATGATGGCTATAGATGGCGCAAATATGGACAGAAAGTGGTGAAAGGGAACCCTCATCCAAG GAGCTATTACAAATGCACGAGTGCTGGATGCAATGTTAGGAAGCATGTGGAAAGATCATCAACTGACCCAAAAGCAGTCATAACAACATACGAGGGAAAGCATAACCACGACGTTCCAGCAGCTAGAAACAGCAGCCACAACATGGTGAACAACAGTTTGTTGCAGACAAAACCGCACAAGGTTGTGGCTGAGAACCAGAACCATTCTTTACTGAAAGCAATGGATTTTGGAAACAATGGTCAGGGACCAGCAGTTTTAAGGCTAAAGGAGGAGCAGATAAGAGTGTAA
- the LOC105780715 gene encoding uncharacterized protein LOC105780715 produces MASICYSCIVFPSPSPKPFPFLPKLPHSNPFPSFRTSRLRAANSAPVQEQHYMSIDNLRQFFDLNSGKWTGSFHQFDGNGNLLQQISTRLSASCYGEDELISLIQTLYIEQPQSSTSISGHDEEAEWAEYKIKETNMFTVDKYQQIGFFPNERAFSLRYQTAGMLETVLRQGVLGEDDTGEESPKNVKLPSRQPSIVCENCLYSQAKDRRARAFHIMDPKGFVDMLLIFLEDRGDGPLVHPSLGNIIDGEDRILPFLGKWEGHSVTKRSGVYGSTMTEADTVSYLEMDDKKKLIQDVTSMDSRRGVRTNVHWTGMISNNSVEFGGAYQLTLLPGGMYMGYPSDIAKSVAESKSFHLEFCWLDAPGKRQRLVRTYDAEGLAVSSTYFSEVKL; encoded by the exons ATGGCTTCAATTTGTTACTCTTGCATTGTCTTTCCGTCCCCTTCACCCAAACCCTTCCCTTTCCTTCCAAAACTTCCCCATTCCAACCCATTTCCTTCCTTTCGGACCTCCAGACTCCGAGCCGCCAACTCCGCCCCTGTCCAAGAACAACATTACATGAGCATCGATAATCTCCGCCAGTTTTTCGACCTTAATTCCGGCAAATGGACCGGTTCTTTCCAt CAATTTGATGGAAATGGAAATCTATTGCAACAAATTAGTACTCGGCTTTCCGCAAGTTGTTATGGGGAAGATGAACTCATCAGCCTCATTCAAAC GTTGTACATTGAACAGCCTCAATCAAGTACTTCAATTTCTGGACATGATGAGGAAGCTGAATGGGCagaatacaaaataaaagaaacaaatatgttCACTGTTGACAAATATCAACAG ATTGGCTTTTTCCCCAATGAGAGGGCTTTTTCATTGAGGTACCAAACCGCCGGAATGTTAGAGACCGTGTTACGGCAAGGGGTATTGGGGGAAGATGACACCGGAGAGGAATCACCAAA AAATGTTAAGCTTCCTTCTCGCCAGCCTTCTATCGTTTGTGAAAATTGCCTATATTCACAAGCAAAGGATCGACGAGCAAGGGCCTTCCATATCATGGACCCCAAAGGCTTTGTGGATATGCTTCTTATCTTCCTTGAGGATAGAGGTGATGGCCCACTCGTTCATCCATCACTTGGCAATATAATA GATGGAGAGGACCGGATTTTACCATTTCTAGGCAAGTGGGAAGGTCATTCTGTAACAAAACGCAGTGGTGTTTATGGATCGACGATGACCGAAGCTGATACAGTTTCTTATCTTGAAATGGACGACAAGAAAAAGCTCATCCAG GATGTTACCTCCATGGACAGCAGACGTGGAGTAAGGACTAATGTGCACTGGACAGGTATGATCTCGAATAACTCAGTTGAATTTGGAGGAGCATACCAGTTGACATTATTACCAGGTGGTATGTATATGGGATACCCTTCTGATATTGCAAAGAGTGTAGCTGAATCCAAGTCATTCCACTTGGAGTTCTGTTGGCTCGACGCACCTGGTAAGAGACAACGACTCGTTCGAACATATGATGCCGAGGGGTTGGCTGTTTCATCAACCTATTTTTCCGAGGTTAAACTGTGA
- the LOC105780994 gene encoding lamin-like protein, which produces MGAEKRFFVKFELMLMAILMVSMESSMAALHRVGGKLGWNPNVNYSEWSDHERFYVGDWLLFNFDKRYFNVLEVNETSYDNCNDQGFVKNITRGGRDVVELTQARPYYFLSSGGYCYHGMKVAVNVEMLPPAPEPAPVKNGSLTSDAVSLKIFHYMISFAVAYYYLVLLF; this is translated from the exons ATGGGAGCTGAAAAGAGATTCTTTGTTAAGTTTGAGTTGATGTTAATGGCGATTTTGATGGTTTCGATGGAATCTTCCATGGCGGCATTACATCGTGTTGGAGGCAAGCTAGGTTGGAACCCTAACGTTAATTATTCAGAATGGTCCGACCATGAGCGATTTTATGTCGGCGATTGGCTTC TCTTCAACTTCGACAAGCGCTACTTCAATGTTCTGGAAGTGAACGAGACAAGTTACGACAACTGCAATGATCAAGGTTTCGTAAAGAACATCACTCGCGGTGGCCGTGATGTGGTTGAGCTGACACAGGCGAGGCCGTATTACTTCCTCAGCAGCGGTGGCTACTGCTACCATGGGATGAAAGTTGCTGTCAATGTTGAAATGCTTCCACCTGCTCCGGAGCCGGCTCCGGTCAAAAATGGTTCCCTAACATCCGATGCTGTTAGCCTTAAGATTTTCCACTATATGATTTCCTTTGCTGTGGCATACTATTATTTGGTCCTTTTGTTTTAG
- the LOC105780874 gene encoding pentatricopeptide repeat-containing protein At3g29230, whose amino-acid sequence MQNSFHFTISIPFQNPMSIPLKSPSWSSTRRLFEQKLQDLHKCNNLSHVKQLQAQIIKQNLHHDLYIAPKLISAFSLCRQLTLALNVFSQIELPNVHLYNTLIRACVQNSQPSQAFSFYFEMQGNGVLADNFTYPFLLKACDSLELVKMIHTLIEKNGFLSDIFVPNALIDSYSKFGELGIKAALKMFTIMEDRDIVTWNSMIAGLLKVRQLREARKLFDEMPERDIVSWNTILDGFVKAGEMEEAFDLFQKMPQRNVVSWSTMVMGYSKAGDMDMARVLFDKMPLKTLVPWTIIISGYAEKGLAKEAASLYDQMERDGLRLDDGSIISILAACAESGLLAVGVKVHDSIKRLKFKCSVAVCNALVDMYAKCGSLDKAWSVFNRMEKRDVVSWNAMLHGFAMHGHASEALQVFSRMKMEGFQPDRVTFVGVLCACTHAGLIDEGVEYFYAMEKDYGIVPQIEHYGCMVDLLGRGGRLKEAFRLVHTMPFEPNAIIWGTLLGACRLHDAVELAEKVLDLLLELDPSDPGNYSMLANIFAASGDWDSAASVRLRMRSIGIQKPSGASSIEIDNEVHEFTVFDRSHPKFDRIYQMLDRLGQDLKQVVHPKDTSLPVEVDR is encoded by the coding sequence ATGCAAAATTCCTTCCATTTTACCATCTCTATACCCTTCCAAAACCCCATGTCCATACCTCTTAAATCCCCATCATGGTCCTCTACAAGAAGACTCTTTGAACAAAAACTCCAAGACCTCCACAAATGCAATAATTTAAGCCATGTTAAACAGCTCCAAGCCcaaataatcaaacaaaatcTTCATCACGACCTTTACATTGCTCCCAAGTTAATCTCAGCTTTCTCTCTTTGCCGCCAATTGACCTTAGCTCTTAACGTTTTTAGCCAAATTGAACTCCCCAATGTTCATTTGTATAACACTTTGATAAGAGCCTGTGTGCAAAACTCACAGCCAAGCCAGGCTTTTTCTTTCTACTTTGAAATGCAAGGGAATGGCGTTTTGGCTGATAATTTCACttacccttttcttttaaaggCTTGTGATAGTTTGGAATTGGTGAAAATGATACATACCCTGATTGAAAAGAATGGTTTTTTGAGTGATATTTTTGTACCTAATGCTCTTATTGATAGTTATTCAAAGTTTGGAGAATTGGGTATTAAAGCAGCTTTGAAGATGTTTACAATAATGGAAGATAGAGATATTGTTACATGGAATTCTATGATAGCGGGGCTGCTGAAAGTTAGGCAGTTAAGGGAAGCTCGGAAGTTGTTTGATGAAATGCCTGAGAGAGATATAGTTAGCTGGAATACAATCTTGGATGGCTTTGTTAAAGCAGGAGAAATGGAAGaagcttttgatttgtttcaaaaGATGCCTCAGAGGAATGTTGTGTCTTGGTCAACGATGGTTATGGGTTATAGCAAGGCTGGGGATATGGACATGGCTAGAgttttgtttgataaaatgccGCTCAAGACATTGGTTCCTTGGACTATTATTATATCCGGCTATGCAGAAAAGGGGTTAGCCAAAGAGGCTGCTAGCTTGTATGATCAAATGGAGCGAGATGGATTGAGGTTGGACGATGGATCCATTATTAGTATATTGGCTGCTTGTGCAGAGTCTGGTTTATTAGCGGTGGGTGTAAAAGTGCATGATTCAATAAAGAGGCTTAAGTTTAAATGTAGCGTTGCAGTGTGTAATGCATTAGTTGATATGTATGCAAAGTGTGGTAGTCTGGACAAGGCTTGGAGCGTCTTTAATAGAATGGAAAAAAGAGATGTAGTTTCTTGGAATGCTATGCTGCACGGATTTGCTATGCATGGGCATGCAAGTGAAGCACTTCAGGTTTTCTCTAGAATGAAGATGGAAGGGTTTCAACCAGATAGAGTTACTTTCGTAGGCGTCTTGTGTGCTTGTACCCATGCAGGCTTGATTGATGAGGGAGTAGAATACTTCTACGCAATGGAAAAAGATTACGGGATTGTTCCTCAAATCGAGCATTACGGTTGTATGGTTGACCTTTTAGGCCGTGGAGGACGTTTGAAGGAAGCTTTTAGGCTTGTACATACCATGCCTTTTGAGCCAAATGCCATTATTTGGGGCACTCTTTTGGGAGCATGTCGATTGCATGATGCCGTGGAACTTGCAGAGAAGGTGCTTGATCTCCTTCTTGAGTTGGATCCTTCTGATCCGGGAAATTATTCCATGTTAGCAAATATTTTTGCTGCATCAGGGGATTGGGACAGTGCTGCAAGCGTAAGGCTCCGGATGAGGAGCATAGGGATTCAGAAACCGTCAGGAGCAAGTTCTATTGAAATAGACAATGAAGTCCATGAGTTCACTGTGTTCGATAGATCACACCCTAAATTCGACAGAATATATCAAATGCTTGACAGGTTGGGTCAGGACCTTAAGCAAGTTGTACATCCCAAAGATACATCCTTACCGGTAGAAGTCGATAGGTAG
- the LOC105780090 gene encoding uncharacterized protein LOC105780090 produces the protein MEACFLSSNSFTKSHEIVPSIKARSLTFTKKNPNLFHSRKVSFPSSITCCHLDSSSPSDDDKKPTLDSDWRSFRARLVALEKVSKPENSSSSTNPDTVVDHPPSVAINDKWVHTIHEPEKGCLLIATEKLDGVHIFERTVILLLSTGPIGPSGIILNRPSLMSIKEMRSPTLDIAGTFSDRQLFFGGPLEEGLFLVTPRMDEKSGVFEEVMEGLYYGTKESAGCAAETVKRNVIGAGDLRFFDGYCGWEKEQLNEEIRAGYWTIAACSPNVIGLGSVASVGLWDDIIGLLGPKKVW, from the exons ATGGAAGCTTGCTTTCTCTCATCAAATTCCTTCACTAAAAGTCATGAGATTGTGCCCTCAATCAAGGCTAGATCACTTACTTTTACTAAGAAAAACCCCAACCTTTTTCACTCTAGGAAAGTTTCTTTCCCATCTTCCATCACAT GTTGCCATCTGGATTCATCTTCACCGTCGGATGATGACAAGAAGCCAACACTTGATTCTGATTGGCGTTCATTTAGAGCAAGGCTAGTAGCATTAGAGAAAGTATCAAAGCCTGAGAACTCTTCATCGTCCACCAATCCTGATACAGTAGTGGATCACCCTCCATCCGTTGCAATTAACGACAAATGGGTCCACACCATCCATGAGCCCGAAAAGGGTTGTCTACTTATCGCGACTGAGAAGCTCGATGGGGTACATATTTTCGAACGGACGGTAATCCTACTTTTATCAACAGGACCAATAGGCCCATCCGGGATCATCCTCAACCGACCATCCCTCATGTCGATCAAAGAAATGAGATCACCGACCCTAGACATCGCAGGGACATTTTCGGACAGGCAGTTGTTTTTTGGTGGGCCATTGGAAGAAGGGTTATTTTTGGTGACTCCGAGAATGGATGAAAAGAGCGGGGTTTTCGAAGAAGTAATGGAAGGGTTATATTATGGGACAAAAGAGAGTGCGGGGTGTGCAGCTGAGACGGTGAAGAGGAATGTGATAGGGGCAGGGGATTTGAGGTTCTTTGATGGGTATTGTGGGTGGGAAAAAGAGCAATTGAATGAAGAAATTAGGGCTGGTTACTGGACAATTGCAGCTTGTAGTCCAAATGTAATTGGTCTTGGCAGTGTAGCAAGTGTAGGACTTTGGGATGATATTATTGGGCTTCTGGGCCCAAAAAAGGTTTggtaa